From the Ignavibacteria bacterium genome, the window TTGCTGGGGAGTTGCTTGTGATTGATTTGCTGTTTTATCTTCTTTCACGGCAATTAAAAAAAAATGTGATTGAATATACCAAAAGAAGAAAAATATTCAACGCAACCGAAAAAATATCCTAACGTCCGTTTGATATAATAGAACTTTTTTTTCCATTTGCAATTTCAATGATGCATTGATTCTTTTTCAAACAACATTTTGAAAAAAATATTTTTTTTCTGAATAGTTTTTTTGATTATTACCGTATCAAATTCTATATTAAACACAAAATTCATCATAGTTTCATTAGTTTCATATTTAAGTAAAGATGTAATATGCACACCGAAGTATCAGAAGTAGATTTTCTACGCCAAGTTTCAATCTTTAGCGGATTGACTGATGAAGATGTTGTGCGTGTTGCGAATATCGGTTCGATAAAAGTGTATCAAAAGGGAAGCGTCATTGTTATGGAAGCAGAAGCAGGAGCGGCAATGTTTTCCATTATTTCGGGAAAAGTAAAAGTTGTTCGTTCCGATGGCGAAGGGAGAGAAGTCATTCTCTCCATCCTCAGCGAAAGCGATGTCTTTGGCGAACTATCTCTCCTCGATGGGCACGCGCGTTCAGCATCGGTAATTGCGATAACAGAAACAGAAGTATTCGTGATTCACCGTCTTGATTTTATGCATCTCGTTCACACG encodes:
- a CDS encoding Crp/Fnr family transcriptional regulator, encoding MHTEVSEVDFLRQVSIFSGLTDEDVVRVANIGSIKVYQKGSVIVMEAEAGAAMFSIISGKVKVVRSDGEGREVILSILSESDVFGELSLLDGHARSASVIAITETEVFVIHRLDFMHLVHTFPSISLALLGELAHRLRKADAQIKNLSLKGAEDRVASVILQLAEEVGRVKYGRVIIEDIPLQQDLANMAGTSRETFSRMLHQFIKAGEIILDSDTFIINDYEKFRHKYR